A stretch of DNA from Mycolicibacterium celeriflavum:
GCAACGACCTGACCGACAACCCGACGCTGCGCGAGGTGCTGCGCCGGGTCCGCGACACCGCGCTGGAGGCATACGCCCACCAGGACCTGCCGTTCGACCAGGTGGTCGACGCGGTGCGGCCGGCGCGGTCGCTGTCGCGCAACCCGCTGTTCGGGGTCGTCGTGCATGTGCGCGATGCGCTGCCGGCCGACCAGGTCATCGAATCCGGCCCGGACGGCGACACCACGTTCACCGCGCTGGAGCCGCCCTTCGACGTCGCGCACGCCGACCTGTCGGTCAACTTCTTCGGCGGTGAGGACGGCTACCGCGGGCACGTCATCTACCGGACCGACCTGTACCGGCGCAGCACCGCCGAACGGTTCGTCGGGTGGTTGTCCCGCGTGCTGACCGCGTTCGCCGACGATGCCGGCCAACGGGTGCGCGACGTGCAGATCGCCGACCGCGAGGAGCGCCGCCTGGTGCAGCGGTTCAGCGCCTCGGAGTCGGTCAGCGTGCTCGACGGCTGGCGCGATCCGGTCGCGATCGGCGTGGTGGGCGACGTCTACGAGCATGTCGTCGACGAGACCGGCGCCGATCTGCGCGCCACCGGCAAGCGCGGCCGGTGGACGGCCGATGGCCGGCTGGAGTTCGTCGAGGCCGCCGACGCACGTCGCCCGTCGACACCGGCGGGTCCGGCCGAACCGGCGCGCACTGAAACCGAACGGGCGCTCGCCGCACTGCTGGCTGATGTCGTCAACGTGCCCGAGGTCAACCGCACCGACAACTTCTTCGAGTTGGGTGGCGATTCGATTCTCGCGGTGCAGCTGGCGGCGAGGGCACGGGATGCCGGTTTGGCGGTCACGGCGCGAATGGTGTTCGAGCACTCCACGCTTCACGAGCTCGCGAGCGTGGTCGACGAAGCCGGCTCGGGAACCGATACGCCCGACACCCACCACGAGCCGATGGCGGCGTCCGGACTGTCGGCGGACGAATTGGCGGCGGTCACGTCGATGTGGTCGGCGTCGCAAGACGGTGCGCCGTGACTTCAACCCAATCCAAGAGCGAACCCACGGTCGCCATCGAGGACGTGATGGCGCTGAGCCCGCTGCAGCAGGGGTTGTTCTCGCTGGCACAGTTGAGCACCGGCGAGGACGGCGGCGAGGACCCGTACGTCATCGCGATGGTCGCCGAAGTCACCGGCGACCTCGACACAGACCTGCTACGCGAGTGCGCGGCGGCGATGCTGGCCCGCCACCCCAACCTGCGCGCCAGTTTCCTGCGCGCGCAGAGCAAGCCGGTTCAGGTGGTGCCCAACCGCGTCGATCTGCCCTGGCGGCACCTCACCGCGGCGGCCGATGAGGTCGACGCGCTCGAAGCCGACGAACGTCACCGGCCGTTCAACCTCGAACGCGGGCCGGCGATCCGGTTCGTGCTGATCGAAACGCCCGGGCCGCGTTGGCGTTTTATCGTCGTCGCCCACCACATCATCATCGACGGCTGGTCGCTGCCGTTGTTCGTCGGCGAGCTGATCTCGCTTTACCGCTCGGGCGGTGACCCCGCCGCGCTGCCCCCGCCGCCGCGACCGTACCGCGACTACATCGGCTGGCTTGCAGCGCGAGATCAGGAGACCAGCCGCAACCTGTGGCGCGAACACCTCGCCGACCTCGGTGGACCGACGCTTGTCACACCGGCGCTGGCCTCCGGTGAGCCGCCCGCCGGAGAACCGCGCCGCACCGAGATCAACCTGGATCGCGCCGCCTCCCTCTCCCTGGCCGAAGCCGCGAGGTCGCACGGCGTCACGGTCAACACCCTGGTGCAAATGGCGTGGGCTGCAGTGTTGTCGGCGTTCACCGACCGCTCCGACGTGGTGTTCGGGGTAACGGTTTCGGGTCGCCCCGGCGAGCTCGCCGGCGTGGAGACCATGGTCGGGCTGTTCATCAACACCGTGCCGTTGCGGGTCCGCCTCGACCCGATGGCGCCCGTCGGCACGCAATGCGTTGCCCTGCAACGGGAAGCGGCCAAGCTGCGCGACCACAGCTATCTGCCCCACAACGAACTGCGCTCGCTGGGCGGTATCGGCGAGATGTTCGACACCCTCCTGGTCTACGAGAACTTCCCGCCCGGCGGTCTGGTCGGCGGCGGCGACTTCGTCGCCAACGGCGCCACGTTCCGTCCGGCGGCGCTGGAGAGCGTGTCGCACTTCCCGGTCACGATCGCTGCGCACATGATCGGCGACGAGCTCACCGTGCTGGTCGAGGTGATCGACGGCGCGCTCGGGCAGATGAGCCCGGAATCGCTCGGGCGCCGCGTGCTCACCACCGCCCAACGGCTGATCACCCACTGGGACAACCCGTTGCGCGACGTCAGTGTCCTGATCGAGGGTGAGGGTCAGAACGCGACGGCCGGTCTGGCACCCGTCCCTTCGCACCTCGGCGTGCACACCGCGTTCACCGAGACCACGAGCAGCAGGCTCGCCTCGCCGGCACTGAGTTGGTCCGGCGGCGAACTCACCTACCGTGAACTCGACGAGGCGGCCGACCGGCTCGCCGCCGCGCTGGCGAATCGGGGGGTGCACACCGAAACTCCTGTGGCGATTCGTCTTTCGCGTGGACCGCAGTACGTCATCGCGATGTTCGCGGTTTTGAAGGCCGGTGGCGTCATCGTGCCACTGGACCCCGGTATGCCCGCGGAGCGGATCGCCGACATCCTCGGTCAGTGCGGCGCGACGGTCGTCGTGGACGACGAGATGCTCGCCGCGGCCGGAGCGGAAGCGGTCGAGGACTTCCGAGCTGTGCCCGCAGCGCCGGGCCAGGCCGCGTACATGGTGTTCACCTCCGGCACCACCGGCAAACCGAAGGGTGTCGTCGGCACCCACCAGGCGCTGCTGGCCTACGCCGACGACCACGCGCGAAACGTACTGCGGCCGGCGGCCGCTCGGCTGCAGCACCCGCTGCGGGTCGCCCACGCCTGGTCGTTCACCTTCGATGCCGCGTGGCAGCCGCTGGCCGCCCTGCTCGACGGGCACGCGGTGCACATCGTCGACGACGACGTCCAACGGGACGCCGAGGCGCTGGTCGAGACCATCGGGCGGTACGGGATCGACCTGATCGACACCACGCCGTCGATGTTCGCCCAACTGCGCGCGGTCGGACTGCTGACCACGGTGCCGCTCGGGGTGCTGGCGCTGGGCGGTGAGGCCGTCGGGATTCCGGCGTGGAACATGATCCGCGACGAGTGCGCACGCACGGGGATGACGGCCTACAACTGTTACGGCCCAACTGAAACCACCGTCGAAGCGGTCATGGCCGCGATCGCCGATCATGAGGAGCCGACGATCGGACGGCCGACGTCGCCGAGCCGGGCCTACGTGCTGGACTCGTGGCTGCGCCCGGTGCCCGACGGAGTGCCCGGTGAGTTGTATCTCGCGGGGCGTCAGCTGACCCGTGGATACCTCGGCAGGCAGGGGGAGACCGCGGCCCGGTTCGTCGCCGATCCGTCCGCACCGGGCGAGCGGATGTACCGCACCGGGGATGTTGTGCGCCGCCGACCGGACGCCGCGCTGGAGTTCCTCGGCCGCTCCGATGCGCAGGTGAAGATTCGCGGCTTCCGCGTCGAGCCGGCCGAGATCTCGGCTGTTCTGCACACCCATCCTGCGGTGCGGCACGCCCACGTGGCGGTGCGCGAACAGCGGTGGGGTCCCCAGTTGGTGGCGTTCGTCGCCGCGTCGCCGGCGCCGGACGTGTCGGAGCTACGCGCGCTGGTGTCAAAACGCCTGCCCCGCTATATGGTTCCGCACTCCATCGTGGTGGTCGAGCAGATGCCGTTGACGGCGCACGGCAAGGTCGACGAAGCCGCCCTCGCCGAAATCGCCGTCGCCGAAAGCCCCTCGGCCGCCCCGGAGACCGAGACGGAAGCGGCGTTGGCCGCCGTGCTGGCTGAGGTGCTGAACGGCACCGACAGCCCCGACATCGACGTCGCCGCCGACTTCCTCGCGCTCGGCCTGGACAGCATCGTGGCTCTGTCAGTGGTGCAGGCGGCCCGCAGGCGCGGCATCCCGTTACGCGCCCGGTTGATGCTCGAGTGCGCGACGCTGCGCGAGCTCGCCGCGGCCGTCGACAGCGAATCGGATGTCGCCCGCCACGGCGACGATCCCCAGGGGCCCATCCCCGTGCTGCCCAACGCGCACTGGCTCTACGAGCACGGTGACCCACGACGGCTGGCGCAAACCGAGGCCATCGCGTTACCCGACGGCATCACCCGTGCGCAGCTCGAGCGGTTGCTGCACGCGGTCGTCGACGGCCATGAGATGTTGCACAGTCGGCTGGACCGGCAGACGATGACGTTCGTCGAGCACCCGGTCCAGGATCTGCTGACCGAGGTGCGGATCGACGGTGTCGCCGAAACCCTGCCCGACGCCGTCGCCGAACACGGCAGGCGGTCAGTCGAACGCCTTGACCCGCAACGGGGTTCGATGTTCGCCGCGGTGTGGCTGCGACCGTCCCGCGGCGCCGGTGTGCTGCTGCTGACCGCCCACGTACTGGCGATGGACCCGGCGTCCTGGCGGGTCGTGCTGGCCGAACTCGACGCGGCGTGGCACACCGTCGCGTCCGGTCGCGACCCGTCGCCGACACCGGAACACACCAGCTACCGCCGCTGGTCGCGCCTGCTCAGCGAGCGGGCCTACGCGCTCGACACGGCCGACTTCTGGGCCGCCCAGCTCGACGGCGATGACCCCGCCCTCGGAGCGCGCAGGCTGCGGCCGCAGACCGATCGGGTCGGCGATGTCGTCGTCTCGATGGCGGTGACCGAGACCGACCTGACGCGGCGCTTGCTCAATGGTTCCGAACCCGCGCCGCACCTGCTGGCTCTGGCCGCCGCGCGCACGGTCACCCGCTGGCGTTTGCACCGGGGGCAGGAAACACCGCCGCCGCTGCTGGCCCTGGAAACGCACGGCCGCGCGGACGGTGTCGTCGACGGCGCCGACACCTCCGACACCGTCGGGCTGCTCACCGCGATCTACCCGCTGCGGGTGCGCTCGGCGCGCGACGTAGCCCAGATACCCGGCGACGGCATCGATTACGGGCTGCTGCGCTATCTGCGGCCGGACACCGCCGAACGCCTCGCCGCCTACCGCGAGCCGCAGCTGCTGCTGAACTTCCTGGGCCGTGTACACGTCGGGATCGACGGTGGCGCGCTTCGGCCGGACCGCGCGCTGCTCGCGGGGGTCTCGCAAATTCCCGAGCCGCAGCTGGCGGTTCGGCACGAGTTGACCGTGCTGGCGGCGGTGCTCGGCGATACCGACGCACCGGTGCTGGGCACCCAGTGGCGCACGCTGCCCGACATCCTGACCGCCGATGACGTCACCACGCTGCAGGCGATGTGGCAGGAATCGCTACGAGAGGTCGTCTCATGAGCCGCACACTCGCGGTGGTCGGCGCGGGCGCCAAAGCCGTCGCCGTGGCCGCCAAGGCCGCCGAACTGCGCGACATGGGCCTCGACGTGCCCGAGGTCGTCGCGGTCGAGAAGACCGGTGTCGCCGCCAACTGGCAGGCCGACGGCGGCTGGACCGACGGCCAACACCGGCTGGGCACCAGCCCCGAGAAGGACGTCGGCTTCCCGTACCGCTCGGCGCTGGTGCCGCGCCGCAACGCCGAACTCGACGAACGCATGACCCGGCACAGCTGGCAGCAATACCTCATCTCGACCGGGCAGTTCTCCGAGTGGATCGACCGCGGCAGGCCTGCCCCCACCCACCGCCGGTGGAGCCAGTATCTGCGCTGGGTCGCTGCCAACATCGAGATGAACGTGATCAGCGGTGAGGTGCAGGCTATTTCGGTCGACACCGATTCCGGCGGGCCACGGTGGGCACTGCGCACCCCGGACCGCACCGTGACGGCCGAGGGATTGATGATCACCGGACCCGGGCAGCCCGAGCGGTCGATCCTGCCCGGCAATCCGCGGGTGCTGTCGATCGCGCAGTTCTGGCATCGCGCCGCGCAGCACGAGGTCATCCGCGCCGAACGGGTGGCTGTCATCGGCGGTGGTGAGACCGCGGCGTCGATACTCAATGAGC
This window harbors:
- a CDS encoding non-ribosomal peptide synthetase — protein: MALSPLQQGLFSLAQLSTGEDGGEDPYVIAMVAEVTGDLDTDLLRECAAAMLARHPNLRASFLRAQSKPVQVVPNRVDLPWRHLTAAADEVDALEADERHRPFNLERGPAIRFVLIETPGPRWRFIVVAHHIIIDGWSLPLFVGELISLYRSGGDPAALPPPPRPYRDYIGWLAARDQETSRNLWREHLADLGGPTLVTPALASGEPPAGEPRRTEINLDRAASLSLAEAARSHGVTVNTLVQMAWAAVLSAFTDRSDVVFGVTVSGRPGELAGVETMVGLFINTVPLRVRLDPMAPVGTQCVALQREAAKLRDHSYLPHNELRSLGGIGEMFDTLLVYENFPPGGLVGGGDFVANGATFRPAALESVSHFPVTIAAHMIGDELTVLVEVIDGALGQMSPESLGRRVLTTAQRLITHWDNPLRDVSVLIEGEGQNATAGLAPVPSHLGVHTAFTETTSSRLASPALSWSGGELTYRELDEAADRLAAALANRGVHTETPVAIRLSRGPQYVIAMFAVLKAGGVIVPLDPGMPAERIADILGQCGATVVVDDEMLAAAGAEAVEDFRAVPAAPGQAAYMVFTSGTTGKPKGVVGTHQALLAYADDHARNVLRPAAARLQHPLRVAHAWSFTFDAAWQPLAALLDGHAVHIVDDDVQRDAEALVETIGRYGIDLIDTTPSMFAQLRAVGLLTTVPLGVLALGGEAVGIPAWNMIRDECARTGMTAYNCYGPTETTVEAVMAAIADHEEPTIGRPTSPSRAYVLDSWLRPVPDGVPGELYLAGRQLTRGYLGRQGETAARFVADPSAPGERMYRTGDVVRRRPDAALEFLGRSDAQVKIRGFRVEPAEISAVLHTHPAVRHAHVAVREQRWGPQLVAFVAASPAPDVSELRALVSKRLPRYMVPHSIVVVEQMPLTAHGKVDEAALAEIAVAESPSAAPETETEAALAAVLAEVLNGTDSPDIDVAADFLALGLDSIVALSVVQAARRRGIPLRARLMLECATLRELAAAVDSESDVARHGDDPQGPIPVLPNAHWLYEHGDPRRLAQTEAIALPDGITRAQLERLLHAVVDGHEMLHSRLDRQTMTFVEHPVQDLLTEVRIDGVAETLPDAVAEHGRRSVERLDPQRGSMFAAVWLRPSRGAGVLLLTAHVLAMDPASWRVVLAELDAAWHTVASGRDPSPTPEHTSYRRWSRLLSERAYALDTADFWAAQLDGDDPALGARRLRPQTDRVGDVVVSMAVTETDLTRRLLNGSEPAPHLLALAAARTVTRWRLHRGQETPPPLLALETHGRADGVVDGADTSDTVGLLTAIYPLRVRSARDVAQIPGDGIDYGLLRYLRPDTAERLAAYREPQLLLNFLGRVHVGIDGGALRPDRALLAGVSQIPEPQLAVRHELTVLAAVLGDTDAPVLGTQWRTLPDILTADDVTTLQAMWQESLREVVS
- the mbtG gene encoding NADPH-dependent L-lysine N(6)-monooxygenase MbtG codes for the protein MSRTLAVVGAGAKAVAVAAKAAELRDMGLDVPEVVAVEKTGVAANWQADGGWTDGQHRLGTSPEKDVGFPYRSALVPRRNAELDERMTRHSWQQYLISTGQFSEWIDRGRPAPTHRRWSQYLRWVAANIEMNVISGEVQAISVDTDSGGPRWALRTPDRTVTAEGLMITGPGQPERSILPGNPRVLSIAQFWHRAAQHEVIRAERVAVIGGGETAASILNELFRHRVSTITVISPQVTLFTRGEGFFENTLFSDPTGWTSLTMGERRDALMRTDRGVFSARVQDALLADDRIRHLRGRVAHAVARDGRIRLTLSTTAGGESLETVHGFDLVIDGSGADAMWFVPLLGQDALDLLELGLGAPLTPDVLQESIGDDLAVAGVQPKLFLPGLSGLTQGPGFPNLSCLGLLSDRILGADLASTTAGDDSTLPAVRRG